AGGGTATTTATATTTAGACCACTCAACAGGCACTGCGCGCGTAACCTGAGTCAATGCATCCACATTCTTTGCCGAAACTAGTGGAGAGCCATGTCCGTAAACTGATTGGTCAGAACCTTTGTTGTGGTCGTTACCTCCCTCTGTTGGAAGTGCGACTTCACCAGCGATCCCAAGTGAACTCTGAATTAATCTCCCATAGTCCGCTTGGTTGATGAACTGTTTTCCGTTCCACCACCATTCCCAAATTGCTCCTCCGGCCACCCGATTGGATACGACACGGATTACCCCATTATCGATTTTCAGTGGGGAAACACCGGTTCCTGTGAATCGCGGGAATGCGTAATGCGTGAAGGTGTGCCGGTTCGGATAAAGGCTGCGTCCGATCAGTGCAAATGGGCTGTGGATCGCGTAGTCATCCGTTGCCGGGCGATGTGTATATCGGATTTTCTGCGTACCAAGCGGGTTAGCGGTTGCCCAAGCATATCCAATATTTACTTCCTGGTCATAACCAGGGATACGTTTGTGAGAGACACGATGGTCTGAACCATTGTAGTGCCGGAAATATGCGGCAGTTCCATTCTCAGGAAAATTCGCGAAGTAATAGGTTTGGCCTTCTCGCGGAAAGCGTCTTATTTCGCTGACTGCTGAAGTAGCCATGCGGTCGCCCCTGTTGACAACGACTCGATTGCAGACTCGAAGTACGAGCTGGTGGCGTTTAATGAAAGTTTCCAGATCGGAGCCGTTCTCGGTGAGATTCAGTCCTTCTGAAGGTGATCGTCGCATTTCTGGGGTCAATGTCGTGGCGGGCTCTTCCGCTACGACATTGGATGCGTACACACATAGCGCCGTAATCAGAAATATAAACCGAGAAGATATGACAGATCTATTCATGGCACAGACTTTCATCACATAGGGTTATAGAAGTAAATTCATGTACCTATGGGGAAAGTGCCTGCTTATCCAATTTGATTATGAGTTCAACTTGAGTAAAACAGCCAGTCTCTTAATCTAGAAAATGGAAATATCTTCTAGATTTAAGGTTGGAAAGATCTGCATTAGTGACCGGGTAATGTGTATTACCCGGACACTAATTTAAATCATACTGATAAGGGTGTGAGAATGAGTTTAGATCACCGTTCAGAATTCCGCTTTTCCCGATTCGAGTCATTCAACCTAATTCCGAGGATCATAGCGACTTCCTCAATTTTCGCTTGACTATTCATCCCTGTTTAAACAGTATTTGATTAAGTTCTACCCTTAATGGGTTATTCTGAAATAATTCAGTCTAATTCAAGTTAGCCAGTAGAAAGCTGAGACCTTGGAAGATCGTCGCCGTTCTTGGTTACGCCATTGGTATAGCATCATTGATGCTGAAGTTGGCACAGATTCATCTTTCGACTTCGAAGCCGCATATGACGATCCCCACAGCGACTTTCGGATGCACTTTTTGACTTGGGATTTGTCGGATGATGCTCTACATCGATGCTTCGAAGTGTTGCCGGTCGGTCGGCAGATGGCTAATCGCGCAATTGAAATGCGGTCCCTAAACCGTGCAGACACACCGAAACTCTCTGAAGAATCTGCTGTCGACCTATTCCAGACAGGGCTCGATGCATATTCCAAGTTCAGCGATGATCCAGAATTGAAGAAACCAATTCGCGTGCGGCAGGTTTCCTGGGACGATCTCAATTCGGCAACGGCGAACACCGACCGTGTGGCTGTACTCCTTGAACACATCGACTGGCAGATCCCTACCGAAAACAGTGGGGTGGGATCATTCCTTCGCGAAACACTATATCGCCTAGCTCACTCATACGACGTAGTCGATTATATTGAATGGCCGTTGATCGGTGATACACAATCGGTCGAACCATATCGATCGTTCGCTATACTTGCGATTACAGACATTTATTTCCCATTGTTGGACGAGGCTGGCCCTGTGCTGTTCGTGACCAACAACAAAACTGGCTAACAATCGCATGTACTGGAGACACGTCCGCTAGGCCTTAAATGAAAAAATATTGTGTGATATCGCGAGCCAAGAATAAAAAGTGTCCGGTAAATAACCATTTACCGGACACTTGTTGTTTTCTGATCTCCGGGTAACTACCGTTACCCAGACATTAGCATTTTTTAGCAATATATTCCCGAATGTACCGTAGGAAATCGTCCGTTTCCCTCTCCAAGATATCACCAAACATGATTCCTATGATGAATAAAATCCGGCTTGTATGGTGATACACCGACACCGCCGTTCCATCACCAACCGGCTTCAGAATGACCTGCATAATTCGTTTGGTTTGTTGGTCTGTAAATCCAAATCCTGAGCCTCGGAATGTGGAAATTTGGGTGGAATTCACGAGTGGATCGATTCTGTAATCATTGGCCTGCCACCACTCTTTGGCTGCTGCAGCAACCACTCTTTCAGATGCTCCAAAATATTCCAGACGGTGGCAGAATGTTTTCATGTTGCTAGCTTATTATCAAACTTAAAATGATCTCGTAAATAAAGTGTCCGAGTAACATTTATTTACCGGACACTATCCAGGTGGGGCGTGTTACTTGCGGCATTCAAATGATTAAAGTGCTCTTGCATAAGTTTATGTGCTCTAATGGGTGCAACACCGTTCTTTCTGAAAAAATGTAGAATATCACCTTTAGTCATGCCATCCTTCGGTGACTTTGTGGACAACAAGAATAATTCTTTTAATAATTCTTCTTCAAATACATTTAGAGATTCCTGCATATCTGGATCATCTCGTATTTCACGACTCTCTAAACGTCTAAGCCGCGATTGCATACCTCTCGTATTCTCCAAAATCTCTACAAGAATGTCACCATCCGGTCGAGGTGGAATGGTTTCTGTTTGTGGGTTATCTTCAATGATTTTTGCAAACGATTTTTCAAATTGCCCCCAGTATGTATCGAACACTTGATCCAGAACAATATCATCGAGCGATTCATTTGAAAGGCTTTTATTTAAAGTTCGAACCAACTCCCAAACACTGTCACGATTGGGTATCGTATGATTGAACTGTGCCAAAGGGTCTACAATGTCAGATGGTTCTAAGTCTATCAAAAACGTACAAACTCGACTTGACGACAACCCCTTTGCAAGAGCTCCCGACTCAAATAAGATCCAAGGGCGATTTTGATTCTCTTTAGTCAAGCAGACAATTCCGACAGCAGTATCCTTTAATTGGTCATGTATTTCACTAAACCAAAGGGCTCCACGGTCAATATCACGAGTAGATAACCAAGGTCTAGTGGCTTGTAACACACATTTAATCCAAGTTTTGAGCATCTCTGCAACGGCTCGGCTGCGATTCCCTGACCAACTGATAAAGACCTTCATTAGAATTTCCTCGTATAGAATAATATTGCCAGAAGCATCTCTCTATTCAGGGTACACTAGAGCAATGTACTGCAACAGGGAACCGGCAAAATTTAATGAAAAATGAATGGGCAGCTATTGTTTCCCAACCATCAACCAAGGATTCCACAAAAGAAAAGTGTCTGGTAAATCATTATTTACCAGACACTTTATTAGTATTGAGATCTTGCCAAAGAAAGTGACCAGTAAAACATCGTTACCGGGACACTTTTGCATGATTTAGAGCTTTGGAATGGGATCAAGTTCTCTGCCTGAATCATTGGTTTGAAGAGCTTTAACAACTCGCTCGAATTGGACTTCGAACTTTGTATTATCAGATTCCCAATTAGTGAAATCAGGAGCAAGACGTTCAAGAATTTGATTACATTTGGGATGTTGCCATTCTGAAAAAAGATAACCATCCAAGTTCAGTGGTATCAAAGACAAAACCTCACGTCCTCTTTGTTTGAACAGCTGCTTTTCTTTCGCAAACGCATGCTTAATCTCATCATCAACCCAGCCACTGGTCAGTGAATGTTTTGAAGTACATAACAGTACTTTATCCCACACACGAATTCCATGATCAACACGATCGTAGATATTGTCTCCTGGTAATAGCTGATGTTCATCGAGCCAACAGCGAATTCCTCTGCCTTGCAAAGCGTCATGTAACCGACGAGCAAACGATTTATCCTCATGGCTGTAACTGATAAAGCAGGAATAGAAATCAATCGCTGGATTTGCAAAATGGCTTGGAATGTAGGAAATAAAATCATCAGTTAAACCACAACCACGAAGAAATCTCTCTGGAATCTTACCGTTTGATTTCATCAAGGTGTCAACACCGAGAGAACTTCGTCCTCGATGTATGACTGATTCCAAACCAATTGATTGCGATAAATCTAGATCAGTCCATCGTGTTTCCTTTGAAGAAGCATTACTCAAATTGGCCCCGCTCAAATCGGCCCAGCTCAAATCGGCCTCGCTCAAATCAACATCGCTCATGTCGGCCTTTCTCAAATCGGCCCCGCCCAAATCGGTCCGACTCAAATTGGCCCGACTCAAATTAGCATTTCTCAAATTAGTTCTCCAGTAATGAGTCCTGCTCAAATCAGCCCCATCCAAATCGGTCCCACTCAAATTAGCCCCAATCAATTTAGCCCCGCTCATTTTGGCATGTGTTAAATTGGCATTTTCCAAATTGGCATTTTTCATTCTAACCCCGCAAAAATTGGCCCAGCCCAAAGTAGCCCCGCTCAAATCAGTACCGTTCAAATTACCCCCGGAAAAATTGGCATTGCTCAAATTGGCCCCGCTTAAATTGGCCTCACTAAAATCAATACCGCACAATATGGCCCTTACCCAACGAGCCCCGCTCAAATCGACATCGCTCATTTTGGCATTACTCAAATCGGCACTCTCCAAATTGGCATTAGTCAAATTAGCACTAGTCAAATTAGCATTACGCAAATTAGCATTACGCAAATTAGCATTACGCAAATTAGCATTACGCAAATTAGCATTTTGCAAATTAGCATTACTAAAATTAGCATTACTCAAATTGGTAACTTCAAAAATGGCCTCGCTCAAATCGGCATTACTCAAATCGGCATTACTCAAATCGGCATTACTCAAATCGGCATTACTCAAATCGGCATTACTCAAATCGGCATTACTCAAATCGGTCCGACTCAAATCTAACGTAAAATGTGGGTTCTTTTTTCTCCAATTTGTTATTGATTGAGCTCCTTTTTTGACAATTTTCACATGCGCGGGATTAGCCACTGCTGTGTCTCCTTAAAAGAATAAATCACCAGATCCTAACCGAACCTTAGATTATGAGTGTCTGGCATCAGAAATGCAAATAAGTTTGATGTCACCAAAATTGAAACCATCGTTAAGAAGGTTAGCTGTACTGAAGAAGAATGTCGGAGTAATGACTGTTACCCTGTCATTGCAATGCCGGTAGCGTGCTGATCAAATCATCGAGATTGACATACCATTCGACCTCACTCCAATCAGTCTGGCATAGCTCCCCCGATGATGAAGCCAACGT
The Gimesia aquarii DNA segment above includes these coding regions:
- a CDS encoding toll/interleukin-1 receptor domain-containing protein, translated to MANPAHVKIVKKGAQSITNWRKKNPHFTLDLSRTDLSNADLSNADLSNADLSNADLSNADLSNADLSEAIFEVTNLSNANFSNANLQNANLRNANLRNANLRNANLRNANLTSANLTNANLESADLSNAKMSDVDLSGARWVRAILCGIDFSEANLSGANLSNANFSGGNLNGTDLSGATLGWANFCGVRMKNANLENANLTHAKMSGAKLIGANLSGTDLDGADLSRTHYWRTNLRNANLSRANLSRTDLGGADLRKADMSDVDLSEADLSWADLSGANLSNASSKETRWTDLDLSQSIGLESVIHRGRSSLGVDTLMKSNGKIPERFLRGCGLTDDFISYIPSHFANPAIDFYSCFISYSHEDKSFARRLHDALQGRGIRCWLDEHQLLPGDNIYDRVDHGIRVWDKVLLCTSKHSLTSGWVDDEIKHAFAKEKQLFKQRGREVLSLIPLNLDGYLFSEWQHPKCNQILERLAPDFTNWESDNTKFEVQFERVVKALQTNDSGRELDPIPKL
- a CDS encoding toll/interleukin-1 receptor domain-containing protein gives rise to the protein MKVFISWSGNRSRAVAEMLKTWIKCVLQATRPWLSTRDIDRGALWFSEIHDQLKDTAVGIVCLTKENQNRPWILFESGALAKGLSSSRVCTFLIDLEPSDIVDPLAQFNHTIPNRDSVWELVRTLNKSLSNESLDDIVLDQVFDTYWGQFEKSFAKIIEDNPQTETIPPRPDGDILVEILENTRGMQSRLRRLESREIRDDPDMQESLNVFEEELLKELFLLSTKSPKDGMTKGDILHFFRKNGVAPIRAHKLMQEHFNHLNAASNTPHLDSVR